From one Streptomyces chromofuscus genomic stretch:
- a CDS encoding penicillin-insensitive murein endopeptidase: protein MRQLWRVIALFAAVAGLLLGAGIPAQAFSQAAFPLTSNGNRGTDVVALQHLLAAHGRTVAVDGVFGSGTHSAVVGFQQSKGLTADGIVGPATWGALAITVRQGDNGPAVKAVQALLNAKRGAGLSVDGAFGPATYTAVRTFQSHAGIGVDGIVGPTTWKNLLWHFENIDFGPGTMCAQSPDGNANAHWATAGAVGQLEAAAATFAGTGNGRLPVGDASFEHGGDIPGHASHEVGLDIDVWPIRTDSAQCTAGRITWQSSTYDRAATRRLVQEIRAKAPGHVELIFFNDPQLISEGLTTSYPNHDNHLHIRYR from the coding sequence CTGCTCCTCGGAGCGGGCATCCCCGCGCAGGCCTTCTCCCAGGCCGCGTTCCCGCTGACGAGCAACGGCAACCGGGGCACCGACGTCGTCGCGCTGCAGCACCTGCTCGCCGCACACGGCCGCACCGTGGCCGTGGACGGCGTCTTCGGCTCCGGCACGCACAGCGCCGTCGTCGGCTTCCAGCAGTCCAAGGGTCTGACCGCGGACGGCATCGTCGGCCCCGCCACCTGGGGCGCGCTCGCCATCACCGTGCGCCAGGGTGACAACGGGCCCGCCGTGAAGGCCGTCCAGGCGCTGCTCAACGCGAAGCGGGGCGCCGGCCTCTCGGTGGACGGAGCCTTCGGACCCGCCACGTACACGGCGGTCCGCACCTTCCAGTCGCACGCCGGGATCGGCGTGGACGGCATCGTCGGACCGACCACGTGGAAGAACCTGCTGTGGCACTTCGAGAACATCGACTTCGGCCCGGGCACGATGTGCGCGCAGAGCCCCGACGGCAACGCGAACGCCCACTGGGCGACAGCGGGCGCCGTCGGGCAGCTCGAAGCCGCCGCCGCCACCTTCGCCGGCACGGGCAACGGCAGACTGCCGGTCGGCGACGCGAGCTTCGAGCACGGTGGGGACATACCCGGCCACGCCAGCCATGAGGTCGGGCTGGACATCGACGTGTGGCCGATCCGCACCGACTCGGCGCAGTGCACCGCCGGACGCATCACCTGGCAGTCGTCGACGTACGACCGCGCGGCCACCCGCCGGCTCGTGCAGGAGATCCGGGCGAAGGCCCCCGGCCATGTCGAGTTGATCTTCTTCAACGACCCGCAGCTGATCTCGGAAGGCCTGACCACGAGCTACCCGAACCACGACAATCACCTGCACATCCGCTACCGCTAG
- a CDS encoding NUDIX hydrolase, with protein sequence MAAPHSPPLAVDDRGNALVSFVPGAEDEPPGDAPLPLALMALWHRDRVLMTFNRFRQAWELPGGLIDPGETPRRAAARELLEETGHVSGGRIRFVGFARFTLAPDQRAEYGALFTGQGADVSQSFQPNDEIAAVRWWDLRASLPGALQPLDAHLAELSRSAPPST encoded by the coding sequence GTGGCTGCTCCCCACTCTCCGCCGCTCGCCGTCGACGACCGCGGCAATGCCCTGGTCTCCTTCGTCCCGGGAGCGGAGGACGAGCCGCCCGGTGACGCGCCCCTGCCCTTAGCACTGATGGCCCTGTGGCACCGCGACCGCGTCCTGATGACCTTCAACCGGTTCCGACAGGCCTGGGAACTGCCAGGCGGTCTGATCGACCCGGGTGAGACGCCTCGCCGAGCGGCCGCGCGGGAGTTGCTGGAGGAGACCGGACACGTGTCCGGAGGGCGGATCCGCTTCGTCGGCTTCGCCCGCTTCACTCTGGCGCCCGACCAGCGGGCCGAGTACGGCGCGCTGTTCACGGGGCAGGGCGCCGACGTGTCGCAGTCGTTCCAGCCCAACGACGAGATCGCGGCCGTCCGGTGGTGGGACCTCCGGGCGTCCTTGCCGGGGGCGCTCCAGCCGCTGGACGCCCACCTCGCGGAGCTCAGCCGCAGCGCGCCGCCGAGCACGTGA
- a CDS encoding class I SAM-dependent methyltransferase: MRDDTPDETRRVRLSRTFDEDAELYDRARPGYPPELFDDLTEVAGIEPGCHVLEVGPGTGQATLPLAERGCRITAVELGADMAAVARRNLAGFAAVEIVTADFETWPLPQEPFDAVVSATAFHWIDPAVRMTKAADALRPGGALAVVATQHVAGGSAEFFVEVQECYERFDPATPPGLRLPSPQDVDTSDHADEVARSGRFGPVVFRRYAWDLTYSTAEYLEVLRTYSGHRALPPEARDGLLECIAGLIDRRYGGRVTKRYLTELRVARAAPSGRRRRAP, encoded by the coding sequence ATGCGCGACGACACCCCCGACGAAACGCGTCGTGTGCGGTTGAGTCGGACCTTCGACGAGGACGCCGAGCTGTACGACCGGGCCAGGCCCGGGTATCCGCCGGAGTTGTTCGACGACCTCACCGAGGTGGCGGGCATCGAACCCGGCTGTCATGTCCTCGAGGTGGGGCCGGGCACCGGCCAGGCGACCTTGCCGCTCGCCGAGCGCGGCTGCCGGATCACCGCCGTCGAACTGGGCGCGGACATGGCCGCCGTCGCGCGCCGCAACCTGGCCGGGTTCGCGGCGGTGGAGATCGTGACGGCGGACTTCGAGACCTGGCCCCTGCCGCAGGAGCCGTTCGACGCGGTCGTCTCGGCGACGGCGTTTCACTGGATCGACCCGGCGGTGCGGATGACGAAGGCCGCTGACGCGCTGCGGCCCGGTGGCGCCCTCGCCGTGGTCGCCACGCAGCATGTGGCGGGCGGCAGCGCGGAGTTCTTCGTCGAGGTTCAGGAGTGTTACGAGCGTTTCGATCCGGCCACCCCACCGGGGCTGCGGCTTCCCTCCCCGCAGGACGTCGACACCTCGGACCACGCGGATGAGGTCGCACGCAGCGGCCGGTTCGGTCCCGTCGTCTTCCGGCGCTACGCGTGGGATCTGACGTACAGCACGGCGGAGTACCTGGAGGTGCTGCGGACCTACTCCGGCCATCGGGCGCTGCCGCCGGAGGCCAGGGACGGACTGCTGGAGTGCATCGCCGGGCTGATCGACAGACGGTACGGAGGCCGGGTCACCAAGCGGTACCTCACGGAGCTGCGGGTCGCACGAGCGGCTCCCTCAGGGCGCCGTCGCCGTGCGCCTTGA
- a CDS encoding DoxX family protein yields MSTARMNDRLTGYQPLVLGAYRIVLGLLFTSEGAATVFGVLGREASPVGDWPFWYAGVIELVCGVLVLFGVGTRSAAFVSSGIMAFAYFTEHQKDGLFPLQNGGLSPALFCWGFLLLVFFGPGALSVTGRARRGRTAADEVRLSGPAA; encoded by the coding sequence ATGAGCACCGCAAGAATGAACGACCGACTGACCGGCTACCAGCCCCTCGTACTCGGCGCGTATCGGATCGTCCTTGGCCTGCTGTTCACCAGTGAGGGCGCCGCCACCGTCTTCGGTGTGCTGGGCCGCGAGGCGAGCCCGGTGGGTGACTGGCCGTTCTGGTACGCCGGGGTGATCGAGTTGGTGTGCGGTGTTCTTGTCCTGTTCGGGGTGGGCACGCGCAGCGCCGCCTTCGTCAGCTCGGGGATCATGGCGTTCGCCTACTTCACCGAGCACCAGAAGGACGGGCTGTTCCCTCTGCAGAACGGTGGTCTGTCGCCCGCGCTGTTCTGCTGGGGCTTCCTGCTGCTGGTCTTCTTCGGGCCGGGCGCCCTGTCGGTGACAGGACGGGCCCGTCGGGGCCGTACCGCCGCGGACGAGGTCCGCTTGTCCGGCCCGGCCGCATGA
- a CDS encoding AI-2E family transporter, protein MSASLSPARTRAALRASARISAELLLVLVGTAVVLWLLGRMWPIVWPLVIGLLLTTLTWPFARFLRRHSWPPALAASAVTVLFLMVAAGAVALIAVPVASQSGELTDGVVEGIQRVREWAAGPPLNIGDDQITSALDTATDRLQNSVGSMLTTLATGVGTVVNGVVTAVLALFLMFFFLKDGPRFLPWLARQLPGRLATDVPAVAERGWDTLGAFVRSQAAVGLLDAVLIGIGLWVLDVPLVLPLAVLTFVCAFVPIIGALFAGFVAVLIALVSNGLMDALIVLAIIVVVQQLEGNVFQPMIQSRGLGLHAAVVLLAVTLGGSLAGIVGSLLAVPAAALIAVVWNYVREQLTEPPREPDGAPGPDLGNDPEPMTAPLAT, encoded by the coding sequence ATGTCTGCCTCTTTGAGCCCTGCGAGAACCCGTGCCGCACTCCGTGCGTCGGCGCGCATATCGGCGGAGCTGCTGCTGGTCCTCGTGGGGACCGCGGTGGTGCTCTGGCTTCTCGGCCGGATGTGGCCGATCGTCTGGCCCCTGGTCATCGGCTTGCTGCTCACCACACTGACCTGGCCCTTCGCCCGGTTCCTGCGCCGTCACTCATGGCCGCCCGCACTCGCCGCGTCGGCGGTGACCGTGCTGTTCCTCATGGTCGCCGCCGGCGCCGTGGCGCTCATCGCCGTCCCCGTGGCCTCGCAGTCCGGCGAGCTGACGGACGGAGTGGTGGAAGGCATACAGCGGGTACGGGAGTGGGCCGCGGGTCCGCCGCTGAACATCGGTGACGACCAGATCACCAGCGCCCTGGACACCGCGACCGACCGTCTCCAGAACAGCGTCGGCAGCATGCTCACCACCCTCGCCACCGGTGTGGGCACCGTCGTCAACGGAGTGGTGACGGCCGTCCTCGCCCTCTTCCTGATGTTCTTCTTCCTCAAGGACGGACCGCGCTTCCTGCCGTGGCTCGCTCGTCAGCTGCCCGGTCGCCTCGCGACCGACGTGCCTGCCGTGGCCGAGCGCGGCTGGGACACCCTCGGGGCCTTCGTGCGCTCCCAGGCGGCGGTCGGTCTGCTGGACGCCGTCCTCATCGGCATCGGACTCTGGGTCCTGGACGTTCCGCTGGTCCTCCCGCTGGCCGTGCTCACCTTCGTGTGCGCGTTCGTGCCGATCATCGGCGCCCTGTTCGCGGGATTCGTCGCCGTGCTCATCGCCCTGGTGTCGAACGGGCTGATGGACGCCTTGATCGTGCTGGCGATCATCGTCGTCGTCCAGCAGTTGGAGGGCAACGTCTTCCAGCCCATGATCCAGAGCCGGGGACTCGGCCTGCACGCGGCGGTCGTCCTGCTGGCGGTGACCCTGGGAGGCAGCCTGGCGGGCATCGTGGGCAGCTTGCTCGCCGTTCCGGCCGCCGCACTGATCGCCGTCGTCTGGAACTACGTGCGCGAGCAGTTGACCGAGCCGCCGCGGGAGCCGGACGGCGCTCCGGGTCCCGATCTCGGGAACGACCCGGAGCCCATGACGGCCCCGCTCGCCACCTGA